A window of Rhabdothermincola salaria contains these coding sequences:
- a CDS encoding trypsin-like peptidase domain-containing protein — MRTTARVEPGNSGGPLLDANGDVVGVVFAIETETGYSLVIPIGVVKSLVANPVQFRPVVACE; from the coding sequence ATGCGCACCACCGCCCGAGTCGAGCCGGGCAACTCGGGCGGTCCGCTCCTCGACGCGAACGGAGACGTGGTTGGTGTCGTGTTCGCCATCGAGACGGAAACGGGGTACTCGCTGGTGATCCCCATCGGTGTCGTCAAGAGCCTCGTGGCGAACCCGGTCCAGTTCCGACCGGTCGTTGCGTGTGAGTGA
- a CDS encoding ADP-ribosylglycohydrolase family protein, which yields MSRIEGHSREDRSIGALLGLAAGDAVGTTVEFRAPGSFAPLTDMVGGGPFRLQLGEWTDDTSMALCMAESLVDCDELDLADHLRRYVLWRDQGYLASNGRCFDIGGTVAGQLRRFERTGEAVDPQPDEDAAANGSLMRLAPVPIRWHTDIAEAAERSGESSRSTHAATRPVDACRVLGAMTAALIGGMPAEEVLDPDFWSWGPLHPEIEAVARGSWRDRQPPQIRGTGYCVDALEAAIWAVAGAQDFADAVLRAANLGDDADTTAAIAGQLAGARWGASGIPADWRDVLALGSRITELGRQLHARGAGATPPVPWAHDDHHHAWWVEPGAVLAGEYPATRRGPVATRAKVDLLVDAGVHTFIDLTTPEDQLTLYAPVLAEVGTARGLDLEHVPVPIPDLDITTDAEYDRLVQLIGIHRERGVVYVHCWGGIGRTGTVIGCLLADQGHDFDSITTRLSDMRAGTRKAHRPAPETAEQVDVLRRRGR from the coding sequence ATGAGTCGAATCGAAGGCCACAGCCGCGAAGACCGTTCCATCGGCGCGCTTCTGGGCCTCGCCGCCGGTGATGCGGTGGGCACGACCGTCGAGTTCCGGGCCCCCGGGAGCTTCGCGCCACTTACGGACATGGTCGGCGGCGGGCCGTTCCGGCTCCAGCTAGGTGAGTGGACCGACGACACCTCCATGGCGCTGTGCATGGCCGAGTCGCTCGTCGACTGCGACGAGCTCGACCTCGCCGACCACCTCCGGCGCTACGTGCTCTGGCGAGACCAGGGGTATCTGGCGTCCAACGGTCGCTGCTTCGACATCGGCGGCACCGTCGCCGGCCAGCTTCGCCGCTTCGAGCGCACCGGCGAGGCTGTCGACCCCCAGCCTGACGAGGACGCCGCTGCCAACGGCTCTCTCATGCGACTGGCACCGGTCCCGATCCGCTGGCACACCGACATCGCCGAGGCCGCCGAACGCTCCGGGGAGTCGAGCCGGTCCACGCACGCCGCAACCCGCCCCGTCGACGCCTGCCGGGTGCTGGGCGCCATGACGGCCGCTCTCATCGGAGGGATGCCGGCCGAGGAGGTCCTCGACCCCGACTTCTGGTCGTGGGGTCCATTGCACCCGGAGATCGAGGCCGTGGCCCGTGGGTCGTGGCGGGACCGGCAGCCTCCGCAGATCCGAGGCACCGGGTACTGCGTCGACGCCCTCGAGGCGGCCATCTGGGCCGTGGCCGGCGCGCAGGACTTCGCCGACGCCGTGTTGCGGGCGGCAAACCTCGGCGACGACGCCGACACCACCGCCGCCATCGCCGGCCAGCTCGCCGGTGCCCGCTGGGGAGCATCCGGGATCCCCGCCGACTGGCGAGACGTACTGGCGCTCGGCAGCCGCATCACCGAGCTGGGCCGGCAGCTCCACGCCCGGGGAGCCGGGGCGACTCCGCCCGTGCCGTGGGCGCACGACGACCACCACCACGCCTGGTGGGTCGAACCGGGTGCCGTCCTCGCCGGCGAGTACCCCGCCACCCGTCGCGGGCCGGTCGCCACCCGGGCCAAGGTCGACCTGCTGGTCGATGCCGGCGTGCACACCTTCATCGACCTCACCACACCGGAAGACCAGCTGACCCTGTACGCCCCGGTGCTCGCCGAGGTGGGCACCGCTCGCGGCCTCGACCTCGAGCACGTCCCGGTCCCCATCCCCGACCTCGACATCACCACCGACGCCGAGTACGACCGTCTGGTCCAGCTGATCGGCATCCATCGCGAGCGCGGCGTGGTGTACGTGCACTGCTGGGGCGGCATCGGCCGCACCGGCACCGTCATCGGCTGCCTGCTCGCCGACCAGGGCCACGACTTCGACTCGATCACCACCCGCCTGAGTGACATGCGCGCCGGAACCCGCAAGGCCCATCGACCCGCGCCCGAGACCGCCGAACAGGTCGACGTGCTGCGGCGGCGAGGCCGGTAG